A segment of the Sphingopyxis sp. OAS728 genome:
GGCTTTCGCCGCGCAGTGTTGCGGCCGCTTCGACGAGCAGCCCGAGAATGACCGCCCGATCGTCGCCGGTCAGCTCGACCAGATCGGCCTTGGCGACGAGCCCGCCGAGCTCGATCAGCTGGCGCGTGCGTTCGCGGCGCTTCACCTGCCAGGCCCGCGTGTTATGCCGCACCCGCTTCGCCTGAAGCCGATTGCGGGCTTGCACCGATCGCCGATGCGCCGCCCGCGTTCCGGCCAACGCCTTTGCGAGCGCGGGCGCCGTCCCCGCAAAAGAAGGCAGCGCCGCTCTTGCGCCACGCCTCCTTTCGCGCGGCATCTGATCCGACAGCATCGAGCAGCGCGCCCGCGAGCTGTTCGATTGACAGGCCATCGGCACCGGTT
Coding sequences within it:
- a CDS encoding conjugal transfer protein TraD; the protein is MRHNTRAWQVKRRERTRQLIELGGLVAKADLVELTGDDRAVILGLLVEAAATLRGESREQQLTLWRRRGRRAFDPENCQ